A part of Sulfurimonas sp. HSL-1716 genomic DNA contains:
- the ccoG gene encoding cytochrome c oxidase accessory protein CcoG, with amino-acid sequence MRYVGYALATAFALLAPWITIDGNHLFLLSFDKLKLHLGFVQFDMQEMYLMPFLLMIMFLGIFGMTVLGGRVFCGWVCPQTVFRVIYRDLIETKILGLRKRIKNKQQEPDMSKTENKVKKAIAVTLWIVLATVATADFLWYFIPPEDFFQYIKNPADHMVMMGFLVGVVGFLVYDIVFLKENFCIYVCPYSRVQSVLYDEDTVMAIYNPHRGGDIYDEHKELAFTKQKDLLEVNPNAECTTCMSCVSVCPTHIDIRKGLQLECINCLECVDACTKVMGSLGKESLVVWSSEREILDQAGKTRYFRPKIIGYAVILVILAVVIGLMGSKKEHMLLNINKENRLYAIEKIDNGKYDVKNSYIFLLQNTQDKDYKFYFDVIPPKGMENKIKIEQPTKPFTVHPGVKKKKIVTLYTTDMLVDDPSKDTVIPITIKAYALDKNGKIIKKIVVFRKATFTFPREDVLKKETE; translated from the coding sequence ATGAGATATGTCGGGTACGCACTCGCAACTGCCTTTGCTCTATTAGCACCATGGATCACCATTGACGGAAATCATCTGTTTTTACTGAGTTTTGATAAATTAAAACTTCATCTGGGCTTTGTACAGTTCGATATGCAAGAGATGTATCTTATGCCTTTTTTACTGATGATAATGTTCTTAGGAATATTCGGTATGACGGTTTTGGGCGGACGCGTATTTTGCGGATGGGTATGTCCCCAAACAGTATTTAGGGTTATCTACCGCGATCTTATCGAAACAAAGATCCTGGGACTGCGCAAACGTATTAAGAACAAACAGCAAGAACCGGATATGAGCAAAACCGAGAACAAAGTAAAAAAAGCTATTGCCGTAACTCTTTGGATCGTTCTTGCGACCGTAGCGACTGCTGATTTTCTATGGTATTTCATTCCGCCGGAAGATTTTTTCCAATACATAAAAAATCCTGCCGACCATATGGTCATGATGGGCTTTTTAGTAGGCGTCGTCGGCTTTTTGGTGTATGACATCGTCTTTTTAAAAGAAAATTTTTGTATCTATGTCTGTCCTTATTCAAGGGTTCAATCCGTCTTATACGATGAAGATACCGTTATGGCGATATACAATCCTCACCGCGGCGGGGATATCTATGATGAACATAAAGAACTGGCTTTTACAAAACAAAAAGATCTGCTTGAAGTAAATCCGAATGCAGAATGTACGACCTGTATGAGCTGTGTGAGCGTGTGTCCGACGCATATCGATATCCGCAAGGGTCTGCAGCTCGAGTGTATAAACTGTCTGGAATGCGTCGATGCCTGTACGAAGGTCATGGGCAGTCTTGGCAAAGAGAGCCTTGTCGTCTGGTCCAGTGAGCGCGAGATACTCGACCAAGCCGGAAAAACAAGATATTTCAGACCGAAGATCATAGGTTACGCCGTAATACTCGTAATACTGGCCGTCGTAATCGGTTTAATGGGAAGCAAAAAAGAGCATATGCTTCTTAATATAAACAAAGAGAACCGCCTTTATGCCATTGAAAAGATAGATAACGGAAAATATGACGTCAAAAATTCCTATATTTTCCTGCTTCAAAATACGCAGGACAAAGACTATAAGTTCTATTTTGACGTAATTCCTCCAAAAGGGATGGAAAACAAGATAAAGATAGAACAGCCGACAAAACCGTTTACCGTCCATCCGGGAGTGAAAAAGAAAAAGATAGTCACGCTTTATACAACGGACATGCTGGTTGACGATCCTAGTAAAGATACCGTCATTCCGATAACTATCAAGGCGTACGCTTTAGATAAAAACGGCAAGATCATAAAGAAGATCGTTGTCTTCAGAAAAGCGACGTTCACTTTCCCTCGCGAAGACGTCTTGAAAAAAGAGACGGAATAA
- a CDS encoding ABC transporter ATP-binding protein, whose protein sequence is MKKVLKRYLPYIKEYKLQYFIVLVGIILTVAATTATAQIMKPLMDDMFIKRDEKMLYLIPIGLIGIYFLKSLGRYIQSVYMSYIGQHIVTRFRELLLNKIITLDMGFLYLNRSGELISRVINDIGRIEYFVSNMLPELFRESITVVALIGYVIYLNPKLAFYSLILVPLIIYPLMAIARKLKKYSHRSQAKNADVVTRLTEVFNNSEIIKANATETYEMERFSQENWKFFKINMKSVYVGELVSPIMEVIGAAGLAAVIFVGGHEVYANHMSVGEFTAFLTAVGLVFQPIRRISSIYRRVQDAIAASERVFEILDINNDIIDGKEELNVDIKSIEFVDVGLNYHNKKALKEVSFSVKEGQNIALVGDSGGGKSSLINLILRFYDASSGEILINGKNIKEYIQKSLRYHISLVSQRVYIFQDTLAANVAYGQEIDKERVNEALRLADASEFVAGLENGIDTMMEEFGANLSGGQRQRIAIARAIYKHASLLLFDEATSALDNESEKRIQSALKNYAKDKITITIAHRLSTIEDADKILVFQAGKIVGRGTHKELLETSDIYKKLAGKLEG, encoded by the coding sequence TTGAAAAAAGTATTGAAACGCTATCTGCCTTATATCAAAGAGTATAAACTTCAATATTTCATTGTTTTGGTAGGCATCATCCTGACTGTGGCGGCGACAACGGCAACTGCGCAGATCATGAAGCCTTTGATGGACGATATGTTCATTAAGCGTGACGAGAAGATGCTCTATCTTATCCCGATAGGTCTGATAGGGATATATTTTCTTAAATCCCTCGGGCGCTATATACAGTCTGTGTATATGAGCTATATAGGACAGCATATAGTTACGCGTTTTAGAGAGCTGCTCTTAAACAAGATCATTACGCTGGATATGGGCTTTTTGTACCTTAACAGAAGCGGAGAACTGATATCGCGCGTCATAAATGACATAGGCAGGATAGAGTATTTTGTCTCCAATATGCTGCCGGAGCTTTTCCGCGAAAGCATTACGGTCGTAGCGCTTATCGGGTATGTCATATATCTCAATCCGAAACTCGCTTTTTATTCTCTCATCCTTGTCCCGCTTATCATCTACCCTCTTATGGCGATTGCCAGAAAGCTGAAAAAATACTCTCACCGTTCACAGGCAAAGAATGCCGACGTCGTGACAAGGCTTACCGAAGTCTTCAATAACAGTGAGATCATAAAAGCCAATGCCACGGAAACTTATGAGATGGAACGTTTTTCACAGGAAAACTGGAAATTCTTTAAGATCAATATGAAGTCCGTTTATGTAGGCGAGCTGGTCTCTCCCATTATGGAGGTCATCGGTGCGGCAGGACTTGCGGCCGTTATCTTCGTCGGCGGCCATGAAGTTTATGCCAACCATATGAGCGTAGGGGAGTTCACGGCATTTTTAACGGCAGTAGGGCTTGTATTTCAGCCCATCCGCAGGATCAGTTCCATCTACCGCAGGGTACAAGACGCCATAGCGGCAAGCGAAAGAGTCTTTGAGATACTCGATATCAATAACGATATCATAGACGGCAAAGAGGAACTCAACGTAGATATAAAATCGATAGAGTTTGTGGATGTAGGGTTGAACTACCACAATAAAAAAGCGCTTAAAGAGGTGAGTTTCAGCGTAAAAGAGGGACAAAACATAGCACTTGTAGGAGACAGCGGCGGCGGGAAAAGTTCGCTTATAAACCTTATTCTCCGTTTTTACGATGCTTCAAGCGGCGAGATACTCATTAACGGCAAAAACATAAAAGAGTACATCCAAAAATCGCTTCGTTACCACATCTCTCTTGTTTCTCAGCGTGTATATATCTTTCAAGATACTCTTGCTGCAAACGTCGCTTACGGACAGGAGATAGACAAAGAACGTGTTAACGAAGCTTTAAGACTTGCGGATGCTTCTGAATTTGTTGCCGGACTGGAAAATGGAATCGATACGATGATGGAGGAGTTCGGTGCAAATCTCTCCGGCGGTCAGCGTCAGCGTATTGCCATCGCTCGCGCTATCTATAAACATGCTTCTCTTCTGCTTTTTGACGAAGCGACATCGGCTTTGGATAATGAAAGTGAAAAACGCATTCAAAGCGCTCTTAAAAACTATGCAAAAGACAAGATAACCATAACGATAGCCCACAGGCTCTCTACGATCGAAGACGCCGATAAGATACTTGTCTTTCAAGCAGGAAAGATCGTAGGACGCGGAACGCATAAAGAGCTTTTGGAAACGTCTGATATATATAAGAAGTTAGCAGGTAAGCTGGAAGGTTAA
- a CDS encoding sulfatase-like hydrolase/transferase, producing MNKTQHFSFLLRQLKLFFRVELFFLLLMSLVRIYLFVNYAKGSKYSLSELAYAFWIGFRLDVSALAYTFILPVLMLFLLWIFRLRFLNSLVNHFFKLYFFVIFLILSVLIITDIGYFSFFGDHMTLMVFGIFDDDTKALFEIARKNYNLWLYGVMGLIYTAAGYYIISKAIKNKAEIKEKNWNFFKQGGFFLALFVIVFLAVRGSVGLFPLAVYIPDVSSDPVINKLPQNAVHAMIKAEDQYEKSKSGNYDLIKMSGYKGKIAQAFKIYTGKNDINEKNLLSNIIYKTKKDTILEKNPPNVVLDVVESFGMPILAYQSEEFDIMRSLKKNFYKDVLFTNFISASNGTIEDLEPLMLNITARPKSTPFGQSRYLNTSFFQASARVYQKAGYETTFVYGGDLSWRNVGAFFSRQGFDHVYGKAAIIEKLQLDEAKVSHDWGVYDKYLHEYVLQKLKEAKKPQLIVVMTTNNHPPYKLDPAYDSKKLHFSDELKKHLVGDLALDHQRFQDYQYALDMVGHFLDEVKNSSLKDNTVVAITGDNNTVEGIMHYDDYYTQTKRIPFYIYLPPALRYKIEGIDMKTAGSDKDIFPTLYNLTLSDASYTAIGTNLLDKNKLHCGFNDEGVIVANDGGFKAGHPNTKLQKECDRYYDATLAVTEYLIKSQK from the coding sequence ATGAATAAAACACAGCATTTTTCATTTTTACTGCGACAGTTGAAGTTGTTTTTCAGGGTCGAACTCTTTTTTCTGCTTCTGATGAGTCTGGTGCGCATATATCTTTTTGTAAATTATGCAAAGGGATCGAAATACTCTCTCTCGGAGCTCGCATACGCGTTTTGGATAGGATTCAGGCTCGACGTCAGCGCATTGGCATATACTTTTATACTGCCGGTGCTTATGCTGTTTCTTTTGTGGATATTTCGATTAAGATTTTTAAACTCTCTGGTAAACCACTTTTTTAAACTCTATTTCTTTGTTATCTTCTTGATCCTTTCCGTTTTGATAATTACGGACATAGGGTATTTTTCGTTTTTCGGCGATCATATGACGCTGATGGTCTTTGGGATCTTTGACGATGATACGAAAGCGCTTTTTGAGATCGCGCGAAAAAACTACAACCTGTGGCTTTACGGAGTGATGGGGCTGATCTATACGGCCGCGGGATATTATATAATCTCAAAAGCCATAAAGAACAAGGCAGAGATCAAAGAAAAGAATTGGAACTTTTTTAAACAAGGCGGCTTTTTTTTAGCGCTTTTCGTCATCGTCTTTTTGGCCGTACGCGGTTCTGTTGGACTCTTTCCGTTAGCCGTCTATATCCCGGACGTGTCAAGCGATCCCGTTATCAACAAACTTCCGCAAAATGCCGTTCACGCGATGATAAAAGCCGAAGACCAGTATGAAAAGAGCAAGAGCGGTAATTACGACCTTATCAAGATGAGCGGGTACAAAGGAAAAATAGCCCAGGCATTCAAAATATATACGGGTAAAAACGATATAAACGAAAAAAATCTGCTCTCAAATATCATATACAAAACAAAAAAAGACACTATTTTGGAGAAAAATCCGCCTAATGTCGTACTTGACGTCGTGGAAAGCTTCGGTATGCCTATCCTCGCTTATCAAAGCGAAGAGTTCGACATCATGCGTTCTTTGAAGAAAAATTTCTACAAAGACGTATTGTTCACGAACTTCATATCGGCTTCAAACGGAACCATCGAGGATCTGGAGCCGCTGATGCTCAATATTACGGCTCGTCCGAAATCGACACCGTTTGGGCAAAGCAGATATCTTAACACTTCGTTCTTTCAAGCAAGCGCGCGTGTCTATCAAAAAGCGGGATATGAGACGACGTTCGTATACGGAGGAGATCTTTCTTGGAGAAACGTAGGAGCTTTCTTTTCCAGACAGGGATTTGACCATGTTTACGGTAAGGCAGCGATCATTGAAAAACTGCAGCTCGATGAAGCGAAAGTTTCTCATGACTGGGGAGTCTATGACAAATATCTCCATGAGTACGTTTTGCAAAAGCTAAAAGAGGCCAAAAAACCTCAGCTGATAGTTGTTATGACGACAAACAACCATCCGCCTTATAAGCTGGATCCTGCGTACGACAGTAAAAAGCTGCATTTTTCGGATGAATTGAAAAAACACCTTGTCGGCGATCTTGCATTGGATCATCAGCGCTTTCAGGATTACCAATATGCTCTGGACATGGTCGGACATTTCCTAGACGAGGTGAAAAACTCTTCGTTAAAAGACAATACGGTAGTTGCGATCACGGGAGATAATAACACCGTAGAGGGGATCATGCATTATGATGATTATTATACGCAGACAAAGCGTATCCCTTTTTATATTTACCTTCCTCCTGCTTTGCGATACAAAATAGAAGGGATAGACATGAAAACGGCAGGTTCGGACAAAGATATTTTTCCGACACTCTATAATCTGACTCTCTCGGATGCTTCGTATACGGCTATAGGTACGAATCTGCTTGATAAAAACAAGCTGCATTGCGGATTTAACGATGAAGGGGTCATTGTCGCAAACGACGGCGGTTTTAAGGCGGGACATCCGAACACAAAACTGCAAAAAGAGTGTGACAGATATTACGACGCCACTCTTGCAGTAACGGAATATCTGATAAAATCGCAAAAATAA
- a CDS encoding NAD-dependent epimerase/dehydratase family protein — translation MKKRILVTGGAGFVGSNLCERLAQDENNEVYSLDNYFTGSKENHVANVTYIEGLTADIDKLIDFEPHTIYHLGEYSRVEQSFEDIEQVWRFNKDGIFSVLQFARKTGAKIVYAGSSTKFGDGGLGRSQSPYAWSKATNTELVENYGNWFNVPYAIVYFYNVYGKREIQTGRYATLIALFKEKMKKGEPLTIVSPGTQKRNFTHVDDIINGLVLVGENGYGDEFGIGSPEAYSVKEIAEMFGGKIEMLPERKGNRMTADVVTAKTEALGWKPSRTIREYIEEQRANNWQ, via the coding sequence TTGAAAAAAAGAATATTAGTCACCGGCGGTGCGGGATTTGTAGGAAGTAATCTTTGTGAAAGACTTGCACAGGATGAAAATAACGAAGTATACTCTCTTGACAACTACTTTACGGGCAGCAAAGAAAATCACGTAGCAAACGTGACCTACATCGAAGGTCTTACGGCGGATATAGATAAACTTATAGATTTTGAACCCCATACCATCTACCATCTCGGAGAATATTCAAGAGTCGAGCAAAGCTTTGAGGATATCGAACAGGTCTGGAGATTCAACAAGGACGGTATCTTCTCCGTCTTACAGTTCGCGCGCAAAACGGGTGCAAAGATCGTCTATGCCGGAAGCAGTACAAAATTCGGCGACGGCGGACTCGGGCGAAGCCAGTCGCCTTATGCATGGAGCAAAGCGACAAACACCGAACTTGTAGAAAACTACGGCAACTGGTTTAACGTCCCCTATGCGATAGTCTACTTTTACAACGTTTACGGAAAAAGAGAGATACAAACGGGTAGATACGCCACTTTGATCGCCCTGTTCAAAGAAAAGATGAAAAAAGGCGAACCGCTTACGATCGTAAGCCCCGGAACGCAGAAGAGAAACTTCACTCACGTCGACGACATCATAAACGGTCTTGTGCTTGTAGGTGAAAACGGTTACGGCGACGAGTTCGGGATAGGAAGCCCCGAAGCTTACAGCGTCAAAGAGATCGCCGAGATGTTCGGCGGAAAGATCGAGATGCTTCCCGAGAGAAAAGGAAACCGTATGACAGCCGATGTGGTCACCGCGAAAACAGAAGCACTTGGATGGAAGCCGAGCCGCACCATCAGAGAATACATAGAAGAGCAAAGAGCCAACAATTGGCAATAA
- the rfbA gene encoding glucose-1-phosphate thymidylyltransferase RfbA — protein MKGIILAGGSGTRLYPITKGVSKQLVPIYDKPMVYYPLSVLMLAGITEVLIISTPHDLPRFEDLLGDGNDIGMRFSYKEQPSPDGLAQAFILGNEFIGGDDVCLILGDNIFYGHGLTQLLAQSVKNAKDDNNATVFGYYVKDPERYGVAEFDSKGNVTSIEEKPKDPKSNYAVVGLYFYPNDVVQKAKLVKPSARGELEITTLNQDYLSEQRLKVELMGRGYAWLDTGTHESLLEASQFIQTIEKRQALKVACIEEIAYEMGYISKEKLLELAQPLSKNQYGEYLIRRALQPRRIR, from the coding sequence ATGAAAGGCATCATCTTAGCCGGAGGAAGCGGTACCAGACTCTATCCCATAACAAAAGGCGTGAGCAAACAGCTCGTACCGATCTATGACAAACCTATGGTCTACTATCCGCTCTCCGTTCTCATGCTTGCAGGAATCACGGAAGTACTTATCATCTCGACCCCGCATGATCTGCCGAGATTTGAAGATCTTTTAGGCGACGGAAACGATATAGGAATGCGGTTTTCTTATAAAGAACAGCCCTCACCGGACGGACTGGCTCAGGCATTCATCCTTGGAAACGAATTTATCGGCGGCGACGATGTGTGTCTGATCCTCGGCGACAACATCTTCTACGGACACGGTCTTACACAACTTTTAGCGCAAAGCGTAAAAAATGCCAAAGACGACAATAATGCGACCGTATTTGGTTACTACGTCAAAGATCCCGAGCGTTACGGTGTTGCCGAATTCGACAGTAAGGGCAATGTAACAAGCATCGAAGAAAAGCCGAAAGATCCAAAAAGCAACTATGCCGTCGTAGGTCTTTATTTCTATCCTAATGACGTAGTACAAAAAGCAAAACTCGTCAAACCGAGCGCAAGAGGCGAGTTAGAGATAACCACACTGAATCAGGATTATCTGAGCGAGCAGAGACTGAAAGTCGAACTTATGGGCAGAGGTTATGCCTGGCTGGACACCGGAACACATGAGTCTCTGCTTGAAGCCAGCCAGTTTATCCAGACCATTGAAAAACGTCAAGCTTTAAAAGTCGCCTGTATAGAAGAGATAGCCTATGAGATGGGATATATCTCAAAAGAAAAACTTCTTGAACTGGCACAGCCATTAAGCAAGAACCAATATGGAGAGTATCTTATCCGAAGAGCATTACAGCCAAGAAGGATCAGATAG
- the rfbC gene encoding dTDP-4-dehydrorhamnose 3,5-epimerase has translation MIFTRTDIPDVIICEPKVHGDNRGYFVETFRADKLEKFLGYKIDFCQDNESKSSRGVLRGLHYQLPPHAQTKLVRVIQGRVLDVAVDIRKNSPTFGQHVAVELSGDNKKQILVPRGFAHGFVVLEEDTVFAYKVDNYYSPECDRGIAFDDPALGIDWQILHEELNLSAKDRVQPLLKDAKDLFEYGIDYYTILSRQGTDHA, from the coding sequence ATGATATTTACAAGAACGGATATACCCGATGTCATTATCTGCGAACCGAAAGTGCATGGAGACAACCGCGGTTATTTCGTAGAGACGTTTCGAGCCGATAAACTTGAAAAATTTTTAGGATACAAGATAGATTTTTGTCAGGACAATGAAAGCAAAAGCTCGCGCGGCGTACTGCGCGGACTTCACTATCAGCTTCCTCCTCATGCACAGACAAAGCTCGTACGCGTCATACAGGGACGTGTTTTGGATGTAGCGGTAGACATACGAAAAAATTCACCTACGTTCGGTCAGCATGTTGCAGTCGAACTAAGCGGCGATAACAAGAAACAGATCTTGGTCCCAAGAGGATTCGCACATGGATTCGTTGTTCTTGAAGAAGATACCGTATTTGCCTATAAGGTAGACAACTACTACTCTCCCGAATGCGACAGAGGCATAGCGTTTGACGATCCTGCGTTGGGTATCGACTGGCAGATACTGCATGAAGAACTTAATCTCTCCGCCAAAGACAGAGTTCAACCGCTTTTAAAAGATGCGAAAGATCTGTTTGAATACGGTATCGACTATTACACCATACTCTCTCGTCAAGGCACAGATCATGCATAA
- the rfbD gene encoding dTDP-4-dehydrorhamnose reductase → MHNILITGADGQLGSEIKALHDDYPYSCFFTDKDSLNITDYKAVQRFCEKNNIQTIINCAAYTAVDKAESDAENADKINHLAVANLALTAKEKNIRLIHISTDYVFDGRHHKPYNEEDTPNPESVYGKTKYEGEKAMIKAAPKNSIIIRTSWIYSSFGTNFVKTMLRLGREKERLGVIYDQVGTPTYAKDLIRTILTILPDIKNEKVEIYNYSNEGVLSWYDFAKEIMRMAKLKCEIDPIEAKEYPLPASRPHCSLLSKAKIKKEFGITIPFWKDSLDACLTIMGERR, encoded by the coding sequence ATGCATAATATTTTAATAACGGGAGCGGACGGTCAACTAGGCAGCGAGATCAAAGCTTTGCATGACGATTATCCGTACAGCTGCTTTTTCACGGACAAAGACTCTTTGAATATTACAGATTATAAAGCAGTTCAACGATTTTGTGAAAAAAACAACATCCAAACGATCATAAATTGCGCTGCGTACACAGCCGTCGACAAAGCGGAATCGGATGCAGAAAACGCCGACAAGATAAACCATTTGGCAGTTGCAAACCTTGCACTGACAGCAAAAGAAAAAAATATCCGGCTTATTCACATATCGACGGACTATGTATTTGACGGACGACACCACAAACCGTACAACGAAGAAGATACTCCGAACCCTGAGTCCGTTTACGGAAAAACAAAATATGAGGGTGAAAAAGCTATGATAAAAGCCGCCCCGAAGAATTCTATCATTATAAGAACATCATGGATATACAGCTCTTTTGGAACCAACTTCGTAAAAACCATGCTGCGGCTCGGACGTGAGAAAGAGCGGCTCGGAGTGATCTACGATCAAGTGGGGACTCCCACATATGCAAAAGACTTGATAAGAACGATACTTACGATATTACCGGATATTAAAAATGAAAAAGTAGAGATATACAACTACTCTAATGAAGGGGTGCTAAGCTGGTATGACTTCGCAAAAGAGATCATGCGCATGGCAAAGCTTAAATGCGAAATAGATCCTATCGAAGCAAAAGAGTACCCCCTGCCGGCATCAAGACCACACTGCTCGCTGCTAAGCAAAGCGAAGATAAAAAAGGAGTTCGGTATAACGATACCTTTTTGGAAAGACAGTCTGGATGCATGTTTAACGATAATGGGAGAGAGAAGATAA
- the rfbB gene encoding dTDP-glucose 4,6-dehydratase, with amino-acid sequence MFNDNGREKIMKNILVTGCAGFIGSNFIPYFLDKYPEYNLINLDLLTYAGDLKNLKEVEDHPRYKFIKGDICNRELVEFIFSEYDIQGVIHFAAESHVDNSIKNPGIFVQTNVNGTFTLIDVAYKKWMRSPFVHNEKYKASRFHHISTDEVYGTLGDTGLFSEETPYAPNSPYSASKASSDMIVRSYRHTYGMNTVITNCSNNYGPKQHNEKLIPTIIKKALANEPIPIYGDGKNIRDWLYVLDHCKGIDLVYHTGKAGEVYNIGGRNERDNLYIVNKICEILDVKVPAKKSYKDLITFVEDRAGHDRRYAIDATKIETELGWRADENFESGIVKTVEWYLLKFQAHTK; translated from the coding sequence ATGTTTAACGATAATGGGAGAGAGAAGATAATGAAAAATATTTTAGTTACGGGATGCGCAGGATTCATCGGAAGCAATTTCATTCCCTATTTCTTGGATAAATATCCTGAGTATAATTTGATAAATCTCGACCTTTTGACATATGCGGGAGATTTGAAAAACCTCAAAGAGGTAGAGGATCATCCCAGATATAAATTTATAAAAGGCGATATCTGCAACCGTGAACTGGTTGAGTTCATTTTTAGCGAATACGACATACAAGGCGTCATCCATTTTGCCGCAGAGTCACATGTGGACAACTCCATAAAGAATCCCGGAATTTTTGTGCAGACAAACGTGAACGGAACGTTCACGCTGATCGACGTTGCATATAAAAAATGGATGCGAAGCCCATTCGTCCATAACGAAAAATACAAAGCAAGCAGATTTCACCATATCTCGACCGATGAGGTATACGGAACTTTAGGCGATACCGGCCTCTTCAGCGAAGAGACTCCGTACGCGCCGAACTCTCCCTACAGTGCAAGCAAAGCATCAAGCGATATGATCGTAAGAAGCTATCGCCATACATACGGGATGAATACCGTCATCACCAACTGTTCAAACAACTACGGACCAAAACAGCATAACGAAAAACTGATCCCGACCATTATAAAAAAAGCGCTGGCAAACGAACCGATCCCGATATACGGGGACGGAAAAAACATACGCGACTGGCTTTACGTGCTGGATCACTGCAAAGGGATAGATCTCGTCTATCACACAGGCAAAGCGGGAGAGGTTTACAACATAGGCGGAAGAAACGAAAGAGACAACCTTTACATCGTCAATAAGATATGCGAAATCCTCGATGTAAAAGTTCCCGCTAAAAAAAGCTATAAAGACCTCATAACCTTCGTAGAAGACCGTGCGGGACATGACAGGCGTTATGCCATCGATGCGACCAAGATAGAAACAGAGCTCGGCTGGAGAGCCGATGAGAACTTTGAAAGCGGGATCGTAAAGACCGTCGAGTGGTATCTTTTAAAGTTTCAGGCTCATACTAAGTGA
- a CDS encoding glycosyltransferase — translation MKLLGAKNVVDVAWNKKFHINYKKYPKNLGYIPGSLFPSLINRVNARYDAVIVAASKVDCFEKYIELAPNIDKNIPVIFVDGGDGSGIGSDLTVYGRPELYEKSQKIRAFDYIFKREYLIGADHPANVFPLQISFNLDRLPSLPDEKKYDVSFWAVETGDGIRTRALNLLEDKFDCKANGTKRNQKFSRYSRKGSFYLQELKRCKIVLNFRGGGWDTMRYWEVPAVGSLMITQKPQINIPHDFENGVHVVHCKDDLSDLVELCEYYLKNESERETMAQAGKKHLEMYHTDVKRAEYILQKAHLV, via the coding sequence GTGAAATTACTGGGTGCTAAAAATGTCGTCGATGTCGCATGGAACAAGAAATTTCATATCAACTATAAAAAATATCCTAAGAATCTCGGATACATTCCGGGTTCTCTTTTTCCTTCTCTGATAAATAGAGTAAATGCCCGTTACGATGCAGTTATAGTTGCCGCTTCAAAAGTCGACTGTTTTGAAAAGTATATAGAATTAGCTCCGAATATAGATAAAAATATACCCGTTATCTTTGTAGACGGCGGAGACGGTTCGGGGATTGGATCAGACCTTACTGTCTACGGACGCCCTGAACTTTATGAAAAATCACAGAAGATAAGAGCTTTTGATTATATCTTTAAAAGAGAGTATCTAATAGGGGCAGATCATCCGGCAAATGTCTTTCCTTTGCAGATCTCTTTTAACCTTGACCGCTTGCCCTCTTTGCCTGATGAAAAAAAATATGATGTTTCTTTTTGGGCCGTAGAAACGGGTGACGGAATCAGAACAAGAGCACTGAACCTGCTAGAAGATAAGTTCGACTGTAAAGCAAACGGGACAAAACGTAATCAAAAATTCAGTAGATATTCCCGAAAGGGTTCATTTTATCTTCAAGAGTTAAAACGTTGTAAAATCGTGTTGAACTTCAGAGGCGGCGGATGGGATACGATGCGTTATTGGGAAGTTCCTGCGGTCGGCAGTCTTATGATAACGCAAAAACCGCAAATAAATATTCCTCATGATTTTGAAAACGGCGTACATGTCGTGCATTGTAAAGACGATCTCAGTGATCTGGTCGAGCTGTGTGAATATTATTTGAAAAACGAATCAGAACGGGAGACGATGGCACAAGCCGGAAAAAAACATCTAGAGATGTATCATACGGATGTGAAACGTGCGGAATATATACTGCAAAAGGCTCACTTAGTATGA